The Schizosaccharomyces pombe strain 972h- genome assembly, chromosome: I genome contains a region encoding:
- the pam1 gene encoding 20S proteasome complex subunit beta 6 Pam1 has protein sequence MSQSQFDPYVQNGGTTVAIAGDGFAILAGDTRSVNGYNINTRFQPRVHEVGDDLVIGASGFEADALALVKRIQQRIDLYHDNHERKMSAQSCACMVRTLLYGKRFFPYYVYTTVAGIDKEGKGEIYSFDPVGSYEREWCRAGGSAANFITPFLDNQVNLHNQYVPGSHGKERKPRRLLKLEEAMKITTDAFTSAGERHIEVGDSVLVKIITKEGVETRIIPLKKD, from the coding sequence ATGTCACAGTCTCAGTTTGATCCTTATGTACAAAATGGTGGTACCACTGTTGCAATCGCTGGCGATGGGTTTGCCATTTTAGCTGGAGATACAAGAAGTGTTAATGGTTACAACATTAATACGCGGTTTCAACCTCGCGTGCATGAAGTCGGTGATGATTTGGTCATTGGAGCATCTGGTTTCGAAGCCGATGCCCTAGCTTTAGTTAAGAGAATTCAACAAAGAATTGACTTGTATCATGATAATCATGAACGCAAGATGAGTGCACAATCCTGTGCTTGCATGGTACGGACACTTTTGTACGGAAAGAGATTTTTTCCCTATTATGTATATACAACCGTTGCCGGCATCGATAAAGAGGGAAAAGGAGAGatttattcttttgatCCTGTTGGCTCTTATGAGCGGGAATGGTGCCGTGCTGGTGGATCCGCTGCAAACTTCATTACTCCATTCCTCGACAATCAAGTGAACTTACATAATCAGTACGTTCCTGGTTCACATGGAAAAGAGAGAAAGCCAAGGagacttttaaaattggaGGAAGCTATGAAGATTACTACTGATGCATTTACAAGTGCTGGAGAACGACACATCGAGGTTGGTGATTCAGTTCTTGTTAAGATTATCACAAAAGAAGGTGTAGAGACAAGAATTATTCCTTTGAAGAAGGATTag
- the rtf1 gene encoding RNA polymerase I termination factor Rtf1 yields the protein MQGKNNLSCRPDTEDNEELFVDDQLLSPIGDSKNTSSFIYLGNPISFHEYNYDETMVSPENVKTAIAGSAKDHETCRGFKKTGTTSYKDFVFSRDYTNWTPTFWVLLSQLIDEFLKESELNFVAARDLLIKTKRLPKPFNNLLIQFQIQVPNVSRRTVYRHLKGYFNIPGYERFQYVKKASSGSWGANDIITLEKEIAMFKKKKNWSDEQFLQYVWSDNHRDEMKTLYNCLYELIDRDKKSIYNYLRRKYNPFKKKCKWTIEDEAELKKLVEKHGTSWSLIGKLSNRLPMHCRDHWRDYIQPGEINRSPWTIQEKEKLIKTVNQYLQSNPSSPIQWSLISKNMRNRHRHHCRWKYYTLISRDIHNSSPFKLGDSIWLIERMMDLNVAEERMIDWKCLSEYANHLWTADACKSHFERIKKTLFIDGLSTFSDTLIHLHKMLNSSPEETYISNLHDSYTAFSNADDLC from the exons ATGCAaggaaaaaacaatttaagtTGCAGACCGGATACAGAGGACAATGAAGAGCTCTTTGTCGATGATCAACTCTTATCACCCATTGGTGACTCGAAAAATACAAGTTCTTTCATTTACTTGGGAAACCCCATAAGCTTTCATGAATACAATTATGATGAGACTATGGTATCACCTGAAAATGTGAAAACAGCAATTGCTGGAAGTGCGAAAGACCATGAAACATGTCGAGgcttcaaaaaaacagGCACTACTTCATATAAAGACTTTGTATTCAGTAGAGATTACACCAACTGGACACCCACTTTTTGGGTTCTGTTAAGTCAACtaattgatgaatttttgaaagaaagcGAATTAAACTTTGTGGCTGCGAGAGATCTTCTTattaaaaccaaaagaCTTCCAAAACCTTTCAATAATTTACTCATTCAATTTC AAATTCAAGTGCCCAATGTTTCACGAAGGACTGTGTATAGGCATCTTAAGGGATATTTTAACATTCCAGGTTATGAAAGGTTTCAATACGTTAAAAAAGCGTCGTCTGGATCATGGGGAGCAAACGACATTATCactttggaaaaagaaattgctaTGTTTAAAAAG aaaaaaaattggtcTGATGaacaatttcttcaatatgTTTGGTCTGATAACCATCgtgatgaaatgaaaacattATATAATTGTTTGT ATGAGCTTATCGATAGGGATAAAAAGAGTATTTACAATTATCTCCGCAGAAAATATAATCcatttaagaaaaaatgtaaatggACTATAGAAGATGAGGcagaattgaaaaa ACTTGTTGAAAAACATGGAACATCCTGGAGCTTAATTGGCAAATTGTCGAATAGACTACCAATGCATTGCAGAGATCATTGGCGCGACTACATTCAACCTGGTGAAATCAATCGTTCACCATGGACTATCCaggagaaagaaaaattaatcaaaacGGTTAATCAATACTTGCAAAGCAATCCTTCATCCCCTATTCAATGGAGTCtaatttctaaaaacaTGAGAAATCGACACCGTCATCATTGTAGGTGGAAGTATTACACACTAATTTCCAGAGATATACATAATAGTTCCCCTTTCAAACTTGGCGATAGTATATGGTTAATTGAAAG AATGATGGACCTTAATGTTGCAGAGGAACGGATGATTGATTGGAAATGCTTATCAGAATATGCTAATCACCTATGGACAGCAGATGCTTGTAAATCGCATTTcgaaagaataaaaaaaaccttgTTTATCGATGGACTTTCTACGTTTTCtg ATACTTTAATTCATTTGCACAAAATGCTAAATTCTTCTCCTGAAGAAACTTACATTTCGAACTTACATGATTCTTACACCGCTTTTTCTAACGCCGATGATTTATGCTAG
- the sec24 gene encoding coincidence detector Sec24/Sfb2 subunit, producing the protein MSQEDAFYGKGSYGASSGNSNIPPQGFQPVYPVAGQLDNTAPYVGAVAEGTAEGIVSNGEYAVGAMGAAPTNIIGSVDQQPPVSHTSHKSRRQYPAEVFELTNTLAASPAPPSLSEPSYVMARTPSSSPYPHDRAEVGTKSLSAQFGGMSLGADGAAAMPTNELVSVDLYNQTPEISDLTSPPPPINLPLSYSATGAATSNCPPKYVRSTINCVPTTNSLLKKSKIPFALVIRPYTSLVEEDDPVPVVTDTIISRCRRCRMYINPFSIFIDNGHRYRCNSCGIVNEVPQSYDWDSFRNVQRDRWQRPELNYAVVDFIAPQEYMVRAPQPLVYVFLIDISFVSISSGMVGTASRAILESLDRIPNKEGRAKVAFIGVDSALHFFSVSPGAEEATQLVVSDLEEPFLPRNQDLLLNLRECRQGIENLLERFQSMFATTRDSSNALGPGLKAAHRLIENIGGKICCLISSLPNVGVGKLELREDPKLLGTNRESSLLHPNDSFYKSFAVECSTSQVSVDMFLFSSQYQDVATLSCLPRYTSGKTQFYHRWNASRSEDALKFASELTNYLSMEIELEAVMRVRGSNGLRMSSFYGNFFNRSSDLCAFPSFPRDQSYVVEVVIEDTITKPFVSFQTAMLHTTCNGERRIRVLTISLPTTNSMTDLYASADQVAIAQYLTVRASEKALSSTLNEARDSIISKLVEILEVYKKNLAGQNTGAAIPLQISTNLRLLPLLCLALTKHTGFRRSSHISSDLRSIALCYLSTLPTPLLMRYIYPTLYSLHDMPIEAGTVTEQGVVLPSALNLTSALLQSFGLYLVDTHIHQFLYIGKDAVPQLLIDAFGVNSLADLKAGRFTMPVIDNPLNVRINAILGKLRSLDKGSTIMPSLYLVRGDGDPQLRSWFFSHFVEDRSENSPSYLQFLQTLKEKVRD; encoded by the coding sequence ATGAGTCAGGAGGACGCTTTCTACGGAAAGGGTAGTTATGGAGCTAGTAGTGGAAATTCGAATATACCTCCTCAAGGATTTCAGCCAGTTTATCCAGTTGCTGGCCAGCTAGATAATACCGCTCCTTATGTCGGGGCAGTTGCTGAGGGTACAGCTGAAGGCATTGTAAGCAATGGTGAATACGCTGTTGGAGCTATGGGTGCTGCTCCTACCAACATAATAGGATCTGTCGATCAACAACCACCCGTTTCTCATACCTCTCATAAGTCTCGTAGACAGTATCCTGCTGAGGTGTTTGAACTTACAAATACCTTAGCAGCGTCACCGGCTCCCCCTTCTCTTTCAGAGCCCTCTTACGTTATGGCACGAACTCCATCCTCTTCACCATATCCTCATGATCGCGCAGAGGTGGGAACTAAATCTCTCTCTGCACAATTTGGCGGAATGTCACTTGGAGCAGATGGTGCAGCAGCTATGCCTACCAATGAGTTAGTTTCTGTTGATTTGTACAATCAAACACCAGAAATTTCTGACTTAACCtctcctcctcctcctaTTAATTTACCCTTAAGCTATTCCGCTACTGGAGCAGCTACTTCCAATTGCCCTCCCAAATATGTTCGATCCACGATAAACTGTGTACCGACAACAAATAGCTTGttaaaaaagtcaaaaatTCCATTTGCATTAGTCATCCGTCCATATACTAGCTTGGTCGAAGAAGATGATCCAGTTCCAGTTGTTACTGATACTATTATATCACGATGCCGCAGGTGTCGTATGTATATCAATCCTTTTAGTATCTTTATTGACAATGGCCATCGCTATCGCTGTAATTCTTGTGGTATTGTTAATGAAGTACCCCAGTCATATGACTGGGACAGTTTCAGAAATGTCCAACGTGATCGCTGGCAACGTCCTGAGCTCAATTATGCAGTTGTTGATTTTATTGCTCCTCAAGAATATATGGTTCGTGCTCCACAACCTTTGGTTTACgtatttttaattgatatTTCGTTTGTATCCATATCTTCTGGTATGGTTGGTACTGCAAGTCGTGCAATTCTGGAATCATTGGATCGCATCCCCAATAAAGAAGGACGTGCAAAGGTGGCTTTTATTGGTGTAGACAGTGCcctgcattttttttcagtttCCCCTGGTGCTGAAGAAGCCACCCAACTAGTTGTTTCTGATTTAGAGGAACCGTTTTTACCCAGGAATCAAGATTTGTTACTTAATTTACGCGAATGTAGACAAGGCATTGAAAACTTACTCGAGCGATTTCAATCAATGTTTGCAACTACCCGTGATTCTAGTAATGCCCTTGGACCAGGTCTTAAGGCTGCCCATCGTctcattgaaaatattgGCGGTAAAATTTGCTGTCTCATTTCGAGTCTTCCTAATGTTGGTGTTGGTAAATTGGAGTTACGTGAAGATCCTAAACTTTTGGGAACAAATCGTGAATCTAGCCTTCTTCATCCCAATGACTCCTTCTATAAATCCTTCGCGGTGGAATGCTCCACGTCTCAAGTCTCTGTTGatatgtttcttttttcttctcagTATCAAGATGTAGCAACCTTAAGTTGCCTTCCTAGATACACCTCTGGTAAAACCCAATTCTATCACAGGTGGAATGCTTCCCGTAGCGAGGACGCTCTTAAATTTGCTTCTGAACTTACTAACTATCTCAGTATGGAGATTGAGCTAGAGGCGGTGATGCGTGTTCGTGGATCTAACGGTCTCCGTATGTCTTCTTTCTAcggaaacttttttaatcgTTCAAGTGATCTATGTGCgtttccttcttttcctCGCGATCAGAGTTATGTAGTAGAGGTTGTTATTGAGGACACTATCACCAAGCCCTTTGTTTCTTTCCAAACAGCTATGCTCCATACTACTTGTAACGGTGAAAGACGGATTCGTGTACTGACTATTTCTCTTCCTACTACCAATAGTATGACTGATTTATATGCATCAGCCGATCAAGTTGCCATTGCACAATATCTTACTGTCCGGGCTAGTGAAAAGGCTCTTTCTTCTACGTTGAACGAAGCCCGTGATAGCATTATAAGTAAGCTTGTAGAAATTTTGGaagtttacaaaaaaaatttggctGGACAAAACACCGGTGCTGCGATCCCGCTTCAAATAAGCACCAATTTAAGACTATTACCATTGCTTTGTTTAGCATTGACGAAGCATACTGGATTCAGAAGATCTAGTCATATCTCATCTGACCTTCGTTCTATTGCTCTATGTTATTTAAGTACTCTGCCAACTCCTTTACTAATGCGTTACATTTATCCAACTCTTTATTCTTTGCACGATATGCCTATTGAAGCAGGAACTGTTACAGAACAGGGTGTAGTTCTCCCTTCTGCGTTAAATCTTACTTCAGCTTTGTTGCAATCTTTTGGTTTATATTTGGTTGATACACAcattcatcaatttttgtatattgGTAAAGATGCAGTTCCGCAGCTACTGATAGACGCATTTGGTGTAAACTCTCTTGCGGATTTGAAAGCTGGACGTTTTACAATGCCAGTTATAGACAACCCACTTAACGTTCGTATCAATGCGATTCTCGGTAAACTTCGTTCGTTGGATAAAGGTTCAACTATTATGCCTAGTCTTTACCTTGTACGTGGTGATGGTGATCCACAATTGCGCTCATGGTTTTTCTCTCACTTCGTCGAG